One part of the Marichromatium purpuratum 984 genome encodes these proteins:
- a CDS encoding ABC transporter ATP-binding protein, whose amino-acid sequence MMPSQGPGGAPGVRVEDASAGTDEAARASATDDVLVRVRDLSFRRGERVIFDGLDLDIRRGAVTAVMGPSGTGKTTLLKLITGQLRPDAGRVEVGGVAVHELDKSALYRLRRRMGMLFQSGALLTDLNVFDNVAYPLREHTDLSPSLLRKLVLLKLEAVGLRGARALMPSELSGGMARRVALARAIALDPEMILYDEPFTGQDPISMGALVSLIRQLNDAANLTSVLVSHDVAETTRIADHVYLISHGRVVAQGSPAEIAAERSTWVRQFMDGEADGPVHFHYPGPSLAEDLLSRGGR is encoded by the coding sequence ATGATGCCAAGCCAGGGCCCAGGCGGCGCGCCGGGCGTCCGGGTCGAGGACGCGTCTGCGGGCACCGATGAAGCCGCGCGGGCATCCGCCACCGACGATGTGCTGGTGCGGGTCCGCGACCTGAGCTTCCGCCGCGGCGAGCGGGTCATCTTCGACGGGCTCGATCTCGACATCCGTCGCGGCGCCGTGACTGCGGTGATGGGACCGAGCGGGACCGGCAAGACCACGCTGCTCAAACTGATCACCGGACAACTGCGTCCTGACGCCGGTCGCGTCGAGGTCGGCGGTGTGGCGGTGCACGAGCTCGACAAGAGTGCGCTCTATCGATTGCGCCGGCGTATGGGCATGCTGTTCCAGAGCGGGGCGCTGCTGACCGATCTCAACGTCTTCGATAACGTCGCCTATCCGCTGCGCGAGCACACCGACCTCTCGCCTTCGCTGCTGCGTAAGCTGGTATTGCTGAAGCTCGAGGCGGTGGGGCTGCGCGGCGCGCGCGCGCTGATGCCGAGCGAGCTGTCCGGCGGCATGGCGCGTCGGGTAGCGCTGGCGCGGGCGATCGCGCTCGACCCCGAGATGATCCTCTACGACGAGCCCTTCACCGGCCAGGACCCGATCTCCATGGGCGCGCTGGTGTCGCTGATCCGCCAGCTCAACGACGCGGCGAACCTCACTAGCGTGCTGGTGTCGCACGATGTGGCCGAGACCACGCGGATTGCCGATCATGTCTATCTGATCTCGCACGGTCGGGTGGTCGCCCAGGGCTCACCGGCCGAGATCGCCGCCGAGCGCTCGACCTGGGTGCGCCAGTTCATGGACGGCGAGGCCGACGGGCCGGTGCATTTCCACTATCCGGGGCCCTCGCTGGCCGAAGACCTGCTGAGCCGGGGAGGACGCTGA
- the mlaE gene encoding lipid asymmetry maintenance ABC transporter permease subunit MlaE: MLFDPLARLGRGGLDALARFGRAHRLLLAMVLGIGEVLRRPRLLIAQVYNVGVLSMLIVGVSGLFVGMVLALQGYYVLARFGAAESLGLMVAASLVRELGPVVTALLVAGRAGSALTAEIGLMKATEQLAGLELMAVDPVRRILVPRLFGGVLAMPLLAAVFSAVGVIGGYFVGIGLLGVDAGAFWSQMQSAVDFREDVVNGVIKSLVFGVVVTWIALFQGYDCSPTSEGVSRATTRTVVHGALAVLGLDFVLTALMFGG; this comes from the coding sequence ATGTTGTTCGATCCCCTGGCGCGACTCGGTCGCGGTGGGCTCGATGCCCTGGCGCGCTTCGGACGCGCCCACCGGCTGCTGCTGGCGATGGTGCTCGGCATCGGTGAGGTGCTGCGCCGGCCGCGGCTGCTGATCGCACAGGTCTACAACGTCGGCGTGCTCTCGATGCTGATCGTCGGCGTCTCCGGGTTGTTCGTCGGCATGGTGCTGGCGCTGCAGGGCTACTATGTGCTGGCTCGCTTCGGCGCCGCCGAGAGCCTGGGGCTGATGGTCGCCGCCTCGCTGGTGCGTGAGCTCGGCCCGGTGGTCACCGCGCTGTTGGTGGCCGGTCGCGCGGGCTCGGCGCTGACCGCCGAGATCGGCCTGATGAAGGCCACCGAGCAGCTCGCCGGCCTGGAGCTGATGGCCGTCGATCCGGTGCGCCGGATCCTGGTGCCGCGGTTGTTCGGCGGGGTGTTGGCGATGCCGCTGCTGGCGGCGGTGTTCAGTGCCGTCGGCGTGATCGGCGGCTATTTCGTCGGCATCGGGCTGCTTGGCGTCGACGCTGGCGCCTTCTGGAGCCAGATGCAGTCGGCGGTCGATTTTCGCGAGGACGTGGTCAACGGTGTCATCAAGTCGCTGGTGTTCGGCGTGGTGGTGACCTGGATCGCGCTGTTCCAGGGCTATGACTGCAGCCCGACCTCCGAAGGCGTGAGCCGCGCGACCACCCGTACCGTGGTGCATGGCGCGCTGGCCGTGCTCGGGCTCGATTTCGTGCTCACCGCGTTGATGTTCGGAGGCTGA
- the mlaD gene encoding outer membrane lipid asymmetry maintenance protein MlaD — MARQRNIEILVGAFMVAGFVALFFLAMQVSNLNLAGVDEGYRLTARFANVGSLKARAPVSMAGVRVGRVEAVAFDPRTFEAVVTLRIDSAVDNLPMDTFANVFTSGLLGEQYVALEPGGSPDVLGDGDEIMQTQSAMILEQMIGQFLFSKASGDG; from the coding sequence ATGGCAAGACAACGCAACATCGAGATCCTGGTCGGGGCCTTCATGGTCGCCGGCTTCGTCGCCCTGTTCTTCCTCGCGATGCAGGTCAGCAACCTCAATCTCGCCGGGGTCGACGAGGGCTATCGGCTCACCGCACGCTTTGCCAACGTCGGCAGCCTCAAGGCGCGTGCGCCGGTGAGCATGGCTGGGGTGCGGGTCGGTCGCGTGGAGGCGGTGGCCTTCGATCCCCGCACCTTCGAGGCGGTGGTGACGCTGCGTATCGACTCGGCGGTCGACAACCTGCCGATGGACACCTTCGCCAACGTCTTCACCTCCGGGCTGCTCGGTGAGCAATACGTTGCGCTCGAGCCCGGTGGCAGCCCCGATGTGCTGGGCGACGGCGACGAGATCATGCAGACCCAGTCGGCGATGATCCTCGAGCAGATGATCGGACAATTCCTATTCAGCAAGGCAAGCGGAGACGGCTGA
- a CDS encoding MlaC/ttg2D family ABC transporter substrate-binding protein, with the protein MLRQRHFLLLVTLVLASLGSGLASAAQESATALVERTTMRMLDTLEQRRAEIERDPSLIYGLLEDQVAPHFDFVRITQGAVGRYWREASQAQRQRLVDSFKQVLIRTYARSLLSYSGEEIRYLPVRPSSRPNRVTVATEVQQSGGSPIPVDYRMYDGGSGWKVYDVVISNASLVGNYRSDFATEIRRSGIDGLIARLEDMNLKGRE; encoded by the coding sequence ATGTTGCGGCAACGTCATTTTCTATTGCTGGTGACCCTGGTGCTGGCGAGCCTCGGCAGTGGTCTGGCGAGCGCGGCCCAGGAGTCGGCCACCGCCCTGGTCGAGCGCACTACCATGCGTATGCTCGACACCCTCGAGCAGCGCCGCGCCGAGATCGAGCGCGATCCGAGCCTGATCTATGGTCTGCTCGAGGACCAGGTCGCGCCCCATTTCGACTTCGTGCGCATCACCCAGGGCGCGGTCGGTCGCTATTGGCGCGAGGCCAGTCAGGCGCAGCGCCAGCGTTTGGTCGACAGCTTCAAGCAGGTGCTGATCCGCACCTATGCCCGCTCGCTGCTGAGCTATTCGGGCGAGGAGATCCGCTATCTGCCGGTGCGTCCGAGTTCGCGCCCGAACAGGGTGACAGTCGCCACCGAGGTGCAGCAGTCGGGCGGTTCGCCGATTCCGGTCGACTACCGTATGTACGACGGCGGCTCCGGCTGGAAGGTCTATGACGTGGTGATCAGCAACGCCAGCCTGGTCGGCAACTATCGCAGCGACTTCGCCACCGAGATCCGGCGCTCCGGGATCGACGGGCTGATCGCCCGGCTCGAGGACATGAACCTCAAGGGGCGCGAATGA
- a CDS encoding STAS domain-containing protein gives MSATRLSETGPGRWRLDGVLDLATVSRLTREGEALLGVSASVEVDLDGVRAANSAGLALLLEWLDLARARGVALSYANLPDSLRRIAAFSNILELLPVSTTPAAARSS, from the coding sequence ATGAGCGCCACTCGCCTGAGCGAGACCGGGCCGGGTCGCTGGCGTCTCGACGGCGTACTCGATCTCGCCACGGTCAGTCGGCTGACGCGCGAGGGCGAGGCGCTGCTGGGCGTGTCCGCGTCCGTCGAGGTCGACCTCGACGGGGTCCGCGCGGCTAACAGCGCCGGGCTGGCGCTGCTGCTCGAGTGGCTCGACCTCGCCCGGGCGCGCGGCGTCGCGCTGAGCTATGCCAATCTTCCCGATTCGCTGCGGCGGATCGCGGCCTTTTCGAACATCCTGGAGTTGTTGCCGGTCTCGACCACCCCGGCGGCGGCACGATCGAGCTGA
- the murA gene encoding UDP-N-acetylglucosamine 1-carboxyvinyltransferase, producing the protein MDKLLITGGARLDGVVQTSGAKNAALPILAATLLADAPVTLTNIPRLRDIATTLELLGRMGAALRREGDRVEVEPRALHDFAAPYELVKTMRASILVLGPLLARYGRADVSLPGGCAIGARPVNLHIEGLRAMGAEITVEGGYIRARASRLRGARLVMEMVSVTGTENLMMAAALAEGETVIENAAREPEVADLGAFLNTLGARVEGAGSDRIRIQGVERLGGGTHRVMPDRIETGTFLVAAAMTGGRVRVERTCPEALDAVVQKLREAGAEVTTGEDWIALDMHGRRPRAVDIHTAPHPGFPTDMQAQFCALNSIAEGVGTVTETIFENRFMHVPELERMGAEIRIEGNTAICRGVGRLTAAPVMATDLRASAGLVLAGLVAEGETLVDRLYHLDRGYDNIEAKLHALGADLRRTSGAD; encoded by the coding sequence ATGGACAAGCTGCTGATTACCGGTGGGGCCAGACTCGATGGCGTGGTCCAGACCTCGGGGGCGAAGAACGCGGCGCTGCCGATCCTCGCCGCTACCCTGCTGGCCGACGCGCCGGTGACCTTGACCAATATCCCGCGCCTGCGCGATATCGCCACCACCCTGGAGCTGCTGGGGCGGATGGGTGCGGCGCTGCGTCGCGAGGGCGATCGGGTCGAGGTCGAGCCGCGCGCGCTGCACGACTTCGCCGCGCCCTACGAGCTGGTCAAGACCATGCGTGCCTCGATCCTGGTGCTCGGGCCGCTGCTCGCGCGCTATGGTCGTGCCGATGTCTCCTTGCCCGGCGGCTGCGCCATCGGCGCCCGTCCGGTCAACCTGCACATCGAGGGGCTGCGCGCGATGGGCGCCGAGATCACCGTCGAGGGCGGCTATATCCGCGCCCGCGCGTCTCGGTTGCGCGGTGCGCGGCTGGTGATGGAGATGGTCTCGGTCACCGGCACCGAGAACCTGATGATGGCCGCCGCCCTGGCCGAGGGCGAGACGGTGATCGAGAACGCCGCGCGCGAGCCCGAGGTGGCCGATCTCGGCGCCTTCCTCAATACCCTGGGGGCGCGCGTCGAGGGCGCCGGCAGCGACCGCATCCGCATCCAGGGTGTCGAGCGGCTCGGCGGCGGCACCCATCGGGTGATGCCCGATCGTATCGAGACCGGCACCTTCCTGGTCGCCGCGGCGATGACCGGGGGGCGGGTGCGGGTCGAGCGGACCTGTCCCGAGGCGCTCGACGCGGTGGTACAGAAGCTGCGCGAGGCCGGCGCCGAGGTCACGACCGGCGAGGACTGGATCGCTCTCGACATGCACGGTCGGCGCCCGCGCGCGGTCGACATCCATACCGCCCCACACCCCGGTTTCCCGACCGACATGCAGGCCCAGTTCTGTGCCCTCAACAGCATCGCCGAGGGGGTCGGCACGGTCACCGAGACCATCTTCGAGAACCGCTTCATGCACGTCCCCGAACTCGAGCGGATGGGCGCCGAGATCCGTATCGAGGGCAACACCGCGATCTGTCGCGGGGTCGGTCGGCTGACCGCCGCGCCGGTGATGGCCACCGATCTGCGCGCCTCGGCCGGTCTGGTACTGGCCGGTCTGGTGGCCGAGGGCGAGACCCTGGTCGATCGCCTCTACCACCTCGATCGCGGGTATGACAACATCGAAGCAAAGCTGCACGCCCTGGGCGCCGATCTGCGGCGGACCTCGGGCGCGGACTAG